The DNA region CTCGCCGTGGTACTCGAAGTACTCGCCACTTTGTACCCCGCGCAGCACTTCGATCATTTCGTCGAGTCGCTTGCCCCGGCCTTCCCAGGCGACGTTGCAGTGCTCGAAGTCGTCGAGCCACGGACTGATCCCAACACCCAGGGTCAGTCGATTGTTGCTGATCACGGCGGTCGATAGCGCGGTTTTTGCGGCGATCAGCGCATCGCGGATCGCCAGCTTGATCACGAACGTGCTGAAATGAAGTGTCGACGTCACCGCAGCCATCGATGCAATCGCAATCAACGGCTCGACAAACGGCTTGTCCTCCAAAAACTCACGCCCTTCGTGATACGGATATTTACCCAGCGCCTCTTCGGGATAAAATATGCTGTCGGGAACACTCACCGCATAAAAACCGGCCTCTTCAGCAGCCCGTGCAATGGGCAAATATTGATCACAATCGAGCATCGTAACATTGAGAGTAAACCGCATAACCCCTCCCTATCCCCCAACCAAAGAGGCTACCAGCCCCGCGTCTCCCACCCGAATCGCCCTACCTCAAGCCAGAATCAGCAATCTCAATCAACCCTAAATCCCAAAAGCAACTTCCAACGCCTCTTGCACCGCCTTCTTCGACAAACCAAACCCCGTCGTGTCACCAATGGCGTGCACGTGTTCAGCCAGGCCTTCGAGTTTGTCCGCAAGCTCGGAATTTGCTTGCGGCTGGCCGACAACGATCACCGTATCGGCCTCGACCAGGCTTTCTCGCCCTGCGTCGAGTTGAAGCTCCACCCCTCGTTTCGTAATTCCCTTGACCCCAACGCCGGTGTTGACCGGGACACCCAGGCGATCGAGTTGAACGCAGTGATCCGCTCTTCGCTTCTTGCCCGCCGGAGTGGCCAACCGGCGACTCGGTTCGATCAGATGAACCCGCTTGCCTCGACTCGCGAGAAACTCGGCCAGTTCGATGCCGATCAAGTTCGCACCGATGATCGCGACCGACTCGCCGATGCCGAGATCCGAAGCCGGATCCGCGTTGCGCGCCCGGGCCACCAGGTCGAGCACGGCCGAGCCCGTGATCACGTGACTCTCTTGGTCTCCCGGGATCTCCGGCGCCGAGAAGCGACCGCCAATCGCCACCACGATGTCGTCGGGTTCGAGTTCCCTGATCGTCGTCTCGTTGGCTTCCGTGCCGAGCAAGATATCGATCGGCAAATCGGTCACGCGCTGAATCAGGTAGTCGAGGAAGAGTTGGTTTCTCGGAAATAGCGTCGAGGCCCAGCGAAACCTTCCGCCGAGTTCCTGTTCCCGCTCCAGGAGAGTCACCTGATGACCCCGCTCGCAGGCGTACATCGCCGCGGCCATCCCCCCCGGCCCACCGCCGATGACCACTACCTTCTTGGCCACGTCGGCCAAAGCGTGCGGAAACTCGAGTTCCTTCCCGACCCTCGGATTGATCGAACATCCCGCTCCGTTGAAGTCGGTCGTCATCGTGTCGATGCAGCCCTGGCAAAGAGTGCAGCGATTGATTTCGCGCAGGCGCCCTTGCTTGATCTTGTTTGGCAACTGCGGGTCTGCCAGCAGGGCGCGAGCCATTGCGATCAAATCCGCCCGCCCCTCTTCTACGATCCGGTTGGCCTCGTGAGGATCCATGTTCTGGCCCACCACCAGAACGGGTACGTCGACCACCTGCTTGATCGCCGTCGCAGCGGCCACGTTGAAGCCGGTTCCATACTCGGGTCCCGTGATGATCTGGGTGATGTTCGCGTCCCCGACGCCACCGCTCACGTGGAAGCAATCGACCCCCGCTTTGACGAGAAGCGGCGCCAGGCGCTGGCTATCGTTGATTTCGCGTCCGCCGGACTGCCGTTCGAAGCCCGATAACCGCACCGTGATCGGAAAATCGGACCCGACCTTCTCGCGAATCCGTGCGAGTACGTCGAGCAGGAGTTTGGTGCGTCCTTCGAACTTGCTGCCCGCGTATTCATCCGTGCGATGGTTGCGCAGGGGCGACAGGAACGAGCCGAGCATCATGTAACTATGTGCGGCGTGCAGTTCAATGCCGTCGTAACCCGCTTCGCGCGCTCGCCGGGCAGCCTCCCCATACATCTCGACCACGGCGTCGATCTCTTCGAGGGTAATCTCGCGGCAGACCTGCTTGGTGGTTTCGGTTCGAATGATCGAGGGGCCAATCGCTTGCAACTGCTTGAAGAACGGGGCGAGAGATTCGGGGCCCGGATGGGAGAGTTGGGGCTGCGCCTTCACCCCATGAGCGTGAATGGCGGCGACCAACTTTTTGTGGCCCGCAATCTGGAAGTCACTATGCAGGCCGAGCGAGTGTTGTTGATAGCGATGGTCGGGGTCAACGCTTGCAACTTCGAGGCCGATCAAACCTACGCCCCCGGCCGCGCGCTCGCTGTAGTAGGCAATCTGGCGGTCGGAGGGGGTTTCGTCGGGAAGCCCATAGTCAACCGTCATCGGCGCCATCACGATCCGGTTGGGCAGCTCCATCGTGCCGATCTTGATGGGTGTGAAGAGTGAATTGAAATCAGACATCAATAATTCCCAGCTGTGTGGCGTCGAGTTTCAGTGGAACACAGATTAGTCGAGCACAGTTACGAAGTACGGTGGATCACCTTGTTTGCGAATCGTTCCATGGCGAGCTTTTTGACGTCGAGACTTGCGACGTCTTCGCCGTCCTTCAGCCACGGCGCACGTCCCCATGGCGTGATCACCCAGGGCAGCACCATGTTGTTGCCCGCGCCCATCTCTTCGAGCTGCGCTTCCACGTCACGGGTAAGGGGTTGAATCAAACTGCAGCAGATGTCGAACGGATCATCTTGTTTTCCCAATTCTTCGCGGAGGGCTTTCAAGCCGTTGATTATCTCGATCAGTTTATCGAGCATCAGCGGCACCCCGAGCCATCCGTCGTTGCGGGCCGCCCGGCGCAGCCCGGCCTTGCTTGCTCCGCCGCTCCAGATGGGGATGTCGGCGAATGGAGCCGGGCTCATCAGGGCGTTTTCGAATTCAAAGAACTCACCCTTGTGGTCGACGCTCTTGCCCGTCCAGAGCTTTCGCATCACTTCGATGGTTTCGTCGAGGCGTCGCCCGCGAGCATGGAAGTCGATCCCGAGCAGCTCGTACTCTTCCTTGATCCAACCCACCGAAACACCGCAATGAACACGTCCGCGGGTAAAGATGGATGCCGCTGCAATCGCGCGCGCCGAGGTGAAGGGGTCGCGCAGCCCGGCGAGATAGATATTGGTCGCCAGGTGGAGTTTCTCGGTGGCGACCCCCATCGCGGTAAGGGTCACCCACGGATCGGACCAGGGGCTGTCCTCGGGCCACCAGATTTTTCCGTCGGGGGTATAGGGATACTTCGAATCGGTGATGTTGGTCGGCATCACGAGATGATCCGCCACCGTGATTCCGTAGTACCCGATCTCCTCGGCGTGCTTCGCGATTTCTACGAACTGATCGACTTCCCGAACGTTGACCAGCGAAATCCAGTGCTTCATCTTCGCATCCTTCTACCGACTATCGATCCATGACTGCAGAAACTGCCATTGCCTCGAAGGAGAACGAGGCATCCCGCGCTACATCTTGCCGATGACTTCGTCGGTGAAGCGCTTCATGGCGTCGATCTTCTCGTTGAGCGGCGACTTGAACTTGCCGCCGTAGTAGAGCCACGGCATGTCACAACATTCGTCGACGCCCATGTCAGCCAGCCGCTTGTGCCCGTCCAGATCGAAGGCATCGATGGCGACGGAGACCATGCGAAAGGGTTTGTCGTCAGTTCCGTACTCTTTGCGATAGCCGTGAATCTTTTCGATCATCACCTTGATCTTGTCCGCGGTCGTGTTGGGCGAGACAAAACCGTCGGCGAGGCGGGCGGCGCGCTTCAGCACCGGCTCGGCGGTGCCACCGATCAAGATCGGCATGTCTCGGTTGGGGACGGGGTTGATCGAGAGATTTGGAAAATCGTAGTACTTGCCTTTGTGCTCGAAGAACTCGCCGCTGAGTGCCTTGCGCAAAATCTCGATCGATTCTCCACAGCGCGCACCGCGCGTCTTCCAATCTTCGCCGCAGATTTCGAAATCTTCGGGCCACGGGCTGAGCCCGACACCGAGAGAAAGACGGTCGTTGGTGATGAAGGTGGTCGTACCGCAGAGTTTCGCGACGAGCAGTGGGTTGCGCACCGGAAGCTTCAACACGTTGATCAGGAAGCGAACGTTCTGCGTCACGGTTCCCATCGCGCTGATGATCGCGAAGGGGTCGAGGAACTGCGTGTTCGCACTCCAATAGCGAGCGCCGCTGTCGCTGTAGGGATAGTCGACCGAGGTCTCGTCATAGTAGAAGAGTCCGTCGCCCACGTTGACCGAGTGCCAACCGAGTTCATCGGCGACTTTGGCCAGCGGGATGTAGTCTTGCATCGGATTGAAGGTGAGGGTGAGGTTGAATTTCACGGATGGGTCTCCGGATTCGAGGGGCACGGCACCGCATCAATACAACGACCAGTCTGTACAGATGCCCGGGGCTGCGAACTAAAATTGCGATCAACAGATCGGTAGTATATGCATTCATGACCGTCAATTCGCGTTCTGGGCGGCAGAAAACACGAGAGAA from Myxococcales bacterium includes:
- a CDS encoding FAD-dependent oxidoreductase: MSDFNSLFTPIKIGTMELPNRIVMAPMTVDYGLPDETPSDRQIAYYSERAAGGVGLIGLEVASVDPDHRYQQHSLGLHSDFQIAGHKKLVAAIHAHGVKAQPQLSHPGPESLAPFFKQLQAIGPSIIRTETTKQVCREITLEEIDAVVEMYGEAARRAREAGYDGIELHAAHSYMMLGSFLSPLRNHRTDEYAGSKFEGRTKLLLDVLARIREKVGSDFPITVRLSGFERQSGGREINDSQRLAPLLVKAGVDCFHVSGGVGDANITQIITGPEYGTGFNVAAATAIKQVVDVPVLVVGQNMDPHEANRIVEEGRADLIAMARALLADPQLPNKIKQGRLREINRCTLCQGCIDTMTTDFNGAGCSINPRVGKELEFPHALADVAKKVVVIGGGPGGMAAAMYACERGHQVTLLEREQELGGRFRWASTLFPRNQLFLDYLIQRVTDLPIDILLGTEANETTIRELEPDDIVVAIGGRFSAPEIPGDQESHVITGSAVLDLVARARNADPASDLGIGESVAIIGANLIGIELAEFLASRGKRVHLIEPSRRLATPAGKKRRADHCVQLDRLGVPVNTGVGVKGITKRGVELQLDAGRESLVEADTVIVVGQPQANSELADKLEGLAEHVHAIGDTTGFGLSKKAVQEALEVAFGI
- a CDS encoding TIGR03619 family F420-dependent LLM class oxidoreductase, which codes for MKHWISLVNVREVDQFVEIAKHAEEIGYYGITVADHLVMPTNITDSKYPYTPDGKIWWPEDSPWSDPWVTLTAMGVATEKLHLATNIYLAGLRDPFTSARAIAAASIFTRGRVHCGVSVGWIKEEYELLGIDFHARGRRLDETIEVMRKLWTGKSVDHKGEFFEFENALMSPAPFADIPIWSGGASKAGLRRAARNDGWLGVPLMLDKLIEIINGLKALREELGKQDDPFDICCSLIQPLTRDVEAQLEEMGAGNNMVLPWVITPWGRAPWLKDGEDVASLDVKKLAMERFANKVIHRTS
- a CDS encoding LLM class flavin-dependent oxidoreductase, producing the protein MRFTLNVTMLDCDQYLPIARAAEEAGFYAVSVPDSIFYPEEALGKYPYHEGREFLEDKPFVEPLIAIASMAAVTSTLHFSTFVIKLAIRDALIAAKTALSTAVISNNRLTLGVGISPWLDDFEHCNVAWEGRGKRLDEMIEVLRGVQSGEYFEYHGEHFDFPRLKMCPVPDQPIKITVGGHSKPALRRAARLGDGWVAANVTREQMRGLKTLLDGYRKEFGTDNREDYIVQGMLSDIEVFDPDGYREAEDIGLTDITISAWGVYDTQELALPERLDCIKKFADEVLTKL
- a CDS encoding LLM class flavin-dependent oxidoreductase translates to MKFNLTLTFNPMQDYIPLAKVADELGWHSVNVGDGLFYYDETSVDYPYSDSGARYWSANTQFLDPFAIISAMGTVTQNVRFLINVLKLPVRNPLLVAKLCGTTTFITNDRLSLGVGLSPWPEDFEICGEDWKTRGARCGESIEILRKALSGEFFEHKGKYYDFPNLSINPVPNRDMPILIGGTAEPVLKRAARLADGFVSPNTTADKIKVMIEKIHGYRKEYGTDDKPFRMVSVAIDAFDLDGHKRLADMGVDECCDMPWLYYGGKFKSPLNEKIDAMKRFTDEVIGKM